A window from Betta splendens chromosome 1, fBetSpl5.4, whole genome shotgun sequence encodes these proteins:
- the uba6 gene encoding ubiquitin-like modifier-activating enzyme 6: protein MAADSMEIDDSLYSRQRYVLGDNAMHQMAQSSVFLSGMGGLGIEIAKNIVLAGVKTVTLHDTKQCEMLDLGSNFFIRKEDVLNQRKRVEAVCPRVAELNPYVHVDLSSSALDDNTDLSFLRKYQCVILTETRLRLQKRVNDFCHSQRPPIRFIGCDAHGICVRVFCDFGEEFEVSDPTGEEPKDIFIQSITQDNPGVVTCMDNQPHGLQTGQSVVFREINGMVELNNTARQVSVLSPHSFAIGDTSQLQPYAHGGFFVLVKTPKTYRFETMERQLCEPQVLTPDFSKPEAPLQIHAAMLALDAFQEQHSRLPNTGCLQDAEVLLKLTEEVNATLRNKAPVNVELVRCLSRTARGTLPPLAAAVGGLASQEALKAITGKFAPLQQWFYLDAIEVVKPLQSLSAEEFFPRGDRYDGLRACIGESLCLELHKLRVFMVGCGAIGCEMLKNFALLGVGLTQSSGVVCITDPDLIEKSNLNRQFLFRPHHIQKPKSTTAAEATRDINPDLQVDAHLNKVCPATENIYNDSFYSHLNLVVTALDNVEARRYVDSRCVSNQRPLLDSGTMGTKGHTEIIVPNLTESYNSHRDPPEEEIPFCTLKSFPSVIEHTIQWARDKFENAFVHKPSMYNSFWQTHSSAQVVLQRMQAGESLEGSFQVVKLLSRRPSQWEQCIAIARVKFEKYFKRKALQLLHSFPLDTRLKDGSLFWQSPKRPPAPIDFDLKDPLHLTFIVSTARLFAGIYNIPYSEKDLSKEAVTRILLGVSIPEYRPLEKCIETDEAAKKPDQTKMPLTSEEERETIAQLEQAIAADSVSPEKLQMSPQQFEKDDDSNGHIDFVTSASALRARMYSIEPADRLKTKRIAGKIIPAIATATAAVAGLVALELIKVVGGYGFELYKNCFFNLAIPVVVLTETAPVKRTLIRDDIYFSIWDYWTVFGHEDFTLSDFMNTVREKYGIEPTMVVHGVKMLYVPVMPGHSKRLKLTMQKLIKPSVDRRYVDLTVSFAPEADGDEDLPGPPVRYYFSRNGETP, encoded by the exons ATGGCTGCAGACTCGATGGAGATTGACGATTCTCTTTACAG CCGCCAGCGATATGTGCTGGGTGACAATGCTATGCACCAGATGGCCCAATCTTCAGTCTTTCTCAGTGGAATGGGAGGACTGGGGATAGAGATTG CAAAGAATATTGTCCTGGCTGGAGTGAAG ACAGTCACCCTTCATGACACAAAGCAATGCGAGATGTTGGATTTGGGCTCAAATTTCTTTATCCGCAAAGAGGATGTGTTGAACCAGAGGAAGAG GGTTGAGGCAGTGTGCCCTCGGGTTGCAGAGTTGAACCCCTATGTTCATGTTGACctgtcttcctctgctctggatGACAACACTGATCTCAGTTTTCTCAGAAAGTATCAG TGTGTAATTCTGACTGAAACCAGATTGCGTTTACAGAAGAGAGTGAATGACTTCTGCCACTCACAACGACCTCCCATCAGA TTCATCGGCTGTGACGCACATGGCATCTGTGTGCGGGTGTTTTGTGATTTTGGGGAGGAGTTTGAAGTGTCTGATCCCACAGGAGAAGAGCCCAAGGATATCTTCATCCAAAGTATTACACAG GACAATCCGGGGGTGGTGACCTGCATGGACAACCAACCACATGGCCTACAAACCGGCCAGAGTGTTGTTTTCAGAGAGATCAATGGCATGGTTGAACTCAACAACACAGCACGACAAGTATCAG TCCTCTCCCCTCACAGTTTTGCAATAGGAGATACATCCCAACTTCAGCCATATGCACATGGAGGGTTCTTTGTCCTGGTGAAAACCCCTAAGACATACAGATTT GAGACTATGGAGAGACAGTTGTGTGAACCTCAGGTCCTGACTCCAGACTTCAGTAAACCAGAG GCTCCACTACAGATCCATGCAGCCATGCTGGCTTTAGACGCCTTCCAGGAGCAACACAGCAGACTTCCCAACACTGG GTGTTTACAGGATGCTGAGGTTTTATTGAAGCTAACTGAGGAGGTTAATGCAACTCTCAGGAACAAA GCGCCTGTGAATGTTGAGCTGGTGCGCTGCCTGTCAAGGACAGCCAGGGGAACTCTCCCTCCATTAGCAGCAGCCGTAGGAGGTCTAGCCAGCCAGGAAGCTCTTAAGGCCATCACAGGGAAGTTCGCACCACTGCAGCAATGG TTTTACCTTGATGCTATCGAGGTAGTCAAGCCACTTCAGTCACTTTCAGCTGAGGAGTTTTTCCCTAGGGGCGATCGGTACGATGGACTACGAGCCTGCATCGGCGAATCTTTGTGTCTTGAACTGCATAAGCTCAGGGTCTTCATG GTTGGCTGTGGAGCCATAGGCTGTGAGATGTTGAAAAACTTTGCCTTGCTTGGGGTTGGTCTGACTCAGAGCTCTGGAGTG GTGTGCATAACTGATCCAGACCTCATAGAAAAATCCAACCTTAATAGGCAGTTTCTCTTTAGACCGCATCATATACAG AAACCGAAGAGtaccacagcagcagaagccacTCGCGATATAAACCCAGATCTGCAGGTGGACGCTCACCTCAACAAAGTGTGTCCAGCCACTGAGAATATCTACAATGACTCTTTCTATTCCCACCTGAACCTAGTGGTCACCGCACTAGACAACGTGGAGGCGAGGAGATATGTAGACAG CCGGTGTGTATCTAATCAGAGACCTCTCCTTGACTCTGGCACCATGGGAACTAAAGGACACACAGAAATCATTGTGCCAAATTTGACAGAGTCCTACAATAGccat AGAGATCCACCAGAGGAGGAAATCCCTTTCTGCACTCTCAAGTCTTTCCCTTCTGTCATTGAACACACCATCCAGTGGGCCAGAGACAAG TTTGAGAATGCGTTTGTCCACAAGCCCTCCATGTACAATTCCTTCTGGCAGACCCACTCCTCTGCTCAAGTGGTTCTTCAG AGGATGCAGGCAGGGGAGAGTCTGGAGGGGTCGTTTCAGGTCGTTAAGCTCCTGAGCAGACGGCCTAGCCAGTGGGAACAGTGCATCGCCATTGCTCGTGTGaaatttgaaaaatattttaagAGAAAG GCCCTTCAGCTGTTGCACTCTTTCCCTCTGGACACCAGGTTAAAAGATGGAA GTTTGTTCTGGCAGTCTCCAAAAAGACCTCCAGCACCTATTGATTTTGATTTGAAAGATCCGTT GCACTTAACCTTCATTGTCAGCACTGCACGGCTCTTTGCAGGCATTTATAACATCCCTTATTCAGAAAAG gaTCTATCCAAAGAAGCAGTGACCAGGATTCTCTTGGGTGTCTCAATTCCTGAGTACAGGCCCCTAGAGAAA TGCATAGAGACGGACGAGGCAGCAAAGAAGCCTGATCAAACGAAGATGCCTCTCACcagtgaagaggagagagagaccatTGCACAGCTGGAGCAGGCCATTGCTGCTGACAGTGTGTCACCAG AGAAATTACAGATGAGCCCACAACAGTTTGAAAAGGATGACGACAGCAACGGCCACATAGACTTTGTCACTTCAGCCTCAGCTCTCAGAGCCAGGATGTACTCCATCGAGCCGGCTGACCGTCTCAAAACCAAACGAATCGCTGGCAAGATCATCCCTGCTATCgccacagccacagctgctgttgctggacTG GTGGCTCTGGAGTTGATCAAAGTGGTTGGAGGCTATGGGTTTGAACTGTATAAAAACTGCTTCTTCAACTTGGCGATCCCTGTGGTGGTGCTCACTGAGACTGCCCCAGTTAAACGCACACTCATCAG GGATGACATCTACTTCTCCATCTGGGATTATTGGACTGTCTTTGGCCATGAGGACTTCACACTCTCCGACTTTATGAATACAGTGAGG GAGAAGTATGGAATTGAACCTACTATGGTTGTCCATGGTGTGAAGATGCTCTATGTGCCTGTCATGCCCGGACACTCAAAAAGGCTCAAACTGAC gatgCAGAAGCTTATCAAGCCATCGGTGGACCGCCGCTACGTTGACCTCACCGTGTCATTTGCTCCCGAAGCGGACGGAGACGAGGACCTACCCGGGCCGCCTGTCAGGTACTATTTCAGTCGCAACGGAGAGACCCCCTGA